One segment of Tachyglossus aculeatus isolate mTacAcu1 chromosome 16, mTacAcu1.pri, whole genome shotgun sequence DNA contains the following:
- the LOC119938437 gene encoding heme-binding protein 2-like isoform X1, with amino-acid sequence MIKSLKQTFLSQDLESPKWSPVETVVPGCDLRMYEASTWVSTVIKGGSQKEAMRQGFQKLFRYIQGKNEKEAKIEMTAPVTCLVQPGNAEYKISFFLPFKHQNLPLEPIDPDVFLEQRKGAAIFVRSFGGFASMEKFSKEAQALAETLQREGQSFHPDFYYTASYNSPFTLFNRHNEVWYFKKEEGEGLWFQMAKDSLLKKIGQLL; translated from the exons ATGATCAAATCCTTAAAGCAGACGTTCCTGTCCCAAGACCTGGAGTCACCCAAGTGGAGTCCAGTGGAGACTGTG GTGCCCGGTTGTGACCTGCGGATGTATGAGGCCAGCACATGGGTCAGCACCGTGATTAAAGGAGGGAGCCAGAAGGAGGCAATGCGGCAGGGCTTCCAGAAACTCTTCCGCTACATCCAAGGGAAGAATGAAAAAG AGGCCAAGATCGAGATGACTGCACCAGTGACGTGTCTGGTTCAACCTGGCAATGCCGAGTACAAGATCTCCTTCTTCTTGCCATTTAAGCATCAAAACTTACCCTTAGAGCCAATTGATCCGGATGTGTTTCTTGAGCAGAGAAAAGGAGCAGCCATCTTTGTCAG GTCATTTGGAGGATTTGCCTCTATGGAGAAATTCAGCAAAGAAGCTCAAGCTCTAGCAGAAACCTTGCAGAGGGAAGGCCAGTCATTCCATCCCGATTTCTACTATACTGCTAGCTACAACAGCCCTTTCACACTTTTCAACAGGCACAACGAAGTGTGGTATttcaagaaggaagagggagaagggttatGG TTTCAGATGGCAAAGGATTCCTTGTTGAAAAAAATTGGGCAACTACTGTAG
- the LOC119938437 gene encoding heme-binding protein 2-like isoform X2: protein MIKSLKQTFLSQDLESPKWSPVETVVPGCDLRMYEASTWVSTVIKGGSQKEAMRQGFQKLFRYIQGKNEKEAKIEMTAPVTCLVQPGNAEYKISFFLPFKHQNLPLEPIDPDVFLEQRKGAAIFVRSFGGFASMEKFSKEAQALAETLQREGQSFHPDFYYTASYNSPFTLFNRHNEVWYFKKEEGEGLWMAKDSLLKKIGQLL from the exons ATGATCAAATCCTTAAAGCAGACGTTCCTGTCCCAAGACCTGGAGTCACCCAAGTGGAGTCCAGTGGAGACTGTG GTGCCCGGTTGTGACCTGCGGATGTATGAGGCCAGCACATGGGTCAGCACCGTGATTAAAGGAGGGAGCCAGAAGGAGGCAATGCGGCAGGGCTTCCAGAAACTCTTCCGCTACATCCAAGGGAAGAATGAAAAAG AGGCCAAGATCGAGATGACTGCACCAGTGACGTGTCTGGTTCAACCTGGCAATGCCGAGTACAAGATCTCCTTCTTCTTGCCATTTAAGCATCAAAACTTACCCTTAGAGCCAATTGATCCGGATGTGTTTCTTGAGCAGAGAAAAGGAGCAGCCATCTTTGTCAG GTCATTTGGAGGATTTGCCTCTATGGAGAAATTCAGCAAAGAAGCTCAAGCTCTAGCAGAAACCTTGCAGAGGGAAGGCCAGTCATTCCATCCCGATTTCTACTATACTGCTAGCTACAACAGCCCTTTCACACTTTTCAACAGGCACAACGAAGTGTGGTATttcaagaaggaagagggagaagggttatGG ATGGCAAAGGATTCCTTGTTGAAAAAAATTGGGCAACTACTGTAG